The proteins below are encoded in one region of Oncorhynchus tshawytscha isolate Ot180627B linkage group LG04, Otsh_v2.0, whole genome shotgun sequence:
- the LOC112249492 gene encoding long-chain-fatty-acid--CoA ligase 1-like — protein sequence MHFQEWLQSLRTSGGVRGPENKDFWSLVPSLPLSSSFSFSSLSLSPSSLLGIGALASFTAYWLVTRPRPMRPPCDLNAQSIPVQGEPNWRRSALLKDDVLLEFYYDDTRTAYDMFQRGLRVAGDGPCLGFRKPGEPYQWISYTEVAEQAQVLGSGLLGKGCQPNPDQLVGIFAQNRPEWIISELACYTFSMAVVPLYDTLGEEAMVHILNLAEISLVICDKEEKAESLLGNKEKGVTPTLSCLVLFNPCSDAIVERGKNCGVEILELTQLMELGRQNLKDPAPPQPQDLAVVCFTSGTTGKPKGAMITHGNIASNSSSVIKILEGSFVIQQEDVSISYLPLAHMFERMIQVSMLCHGARVGFYQGDISLLMDDIKTLKPTFFPVVPRLLNRIYDKILGSVTSPLRRAVLHYAVRRKKAELSSGVVRNNSLWDRLVFNRIQANLGGNLRFILTASAPISPTVLSFLRATLGCLIFEGYGQTECTAGCTFSMPGDWSAGHVGAPLPCAMVKLIDIPDMNYYAKNGEGEICIRGHSVFRGYLKDEEKTTEALDRDGWLHSGDVGQWLPNGTLRIIDRKKHIFKLSQGEYIAPEKIENVYMRCVPVLQVFVHGDSLQSHLIGIVVPDPEVFIDWVKKRGIVGSYEELCQNPDVKKEVLEDMTAVGKEAGLKSFEQVKDLHLHPEMFSVSNGLLTPTLKTRRVDIHRVFQEQITNMYSTTAI from the exons atgCATTTTCAGGAGTGGTTACAATCCCTTCGTACCAGTGGGGGGGTTCGAGGACCTGAAAACAAAGACTTCTGGAGccttgtcccctctctccctttgtcgtcctctttctccttctcctccctctctctatccccgtcCTCTCTGCTGGGTATAGGGGCTCTGGCCTCCTTCACTGCATACTGGCTGGTGACTCGCCCTCGGCCCATGCGCCCCCCTTGTGATCTGAATGCCCAGTCTATCCCTGTACAG GGAGAGCCCAATTGGAGGCGTTCAGCTTTGCTCAAGGATGATGTTCTGTTGGAGTTCTACTATGATGACACCAGGACAGCCTATGACATGTTCCAGAGAGGACTGAGAGTGGCAG GGGATGGCCCATGCCTTGGCTTCAGGAAACCTGGGGAACCTTACCAGTGGATATCCTACACTGAG GTGGCTGAACAGGCACAGGTGCTGGGCTCTGGGCTTTTGGGCAAAGGCTGCCAACCAAACCCTGATCAGTTAGTTGGAATATTTGCTCAGAACAGGCCAGAG TGGATCATTTCAGAGCTGGCCTGCTACACCTTCTCAATGGCTGTGGTGCCCCTGTATGACACACTTGGAGAGGAGGCCATGGTGCATATCCTCAACCTGG CTGAGATCTCCCTGGTGATCTGTGACAAGGAGGAGAAGGCAGAGTCCCTTCTGGGGAATAAGGAGAAGGGTGTGACGCctactctctcctgtctggtgCTCTTCAATCCCTGCAGTGATGCcatagtggagagagggaagaactgTGGAGTGGAGATTCTTGAACTCACACAGCTCATG gAACTTGGACGACAGAACCTCAAAGATCCTGCG CCACCCCAACCCCAGGACCTGGCAGTCGTGTGCTTCACCAGTGGAACCACAG GAAAGCCCAAGGGAGCCATGATCACCCACGGCAACATCGCCTCCAATTCCTCCTCTGTTATTAAGATCCTGGAG GGGTCATTTGTAATTCAGCAAGAGGACGTGTCAATATCTTACCTGCCTCTTGCCCACATGTTTGAGAGGATGATTCAG GTGTCCATGCTATGTCATGGGGCCAGGGTAGGATTCTACCAGGGGGATATCTCCCTGCTCATGGATGATATTAAGACTCTGAAACCCACCTTCTTCCCAGTGGTGCCTCGCCTACTCAACCGCATCTACGACAAG atCTTAGGCTCTGTGACGTCCCCATTGCGCCGGGCAGTGCTGCACTATGCAGTGAGGAGGAAGAAGGCTGAGCTCAGCAGTGGGGTGGTACGTAACAACAGTCTGTGGGACAGGCTGGTGTTCAACAGGATTCAG GCTAATTTAGGAGGTAATCTGAGGTTCATCCTGACCGCCTCGGCCCCAATCTCCCCCACCGTGCTCTCCTTCCTCAGGGCCACCCTCGGCTGTCTG ATCTTTGAGGGCTACGGTCAGACTGAATGCACAGCAGGCTGCACCTTCTCCATGCCAGGTGACTGGAGTGCAG gccATGTTGGTGCTCCATTGCCCTGTGCCATGGTGAAGTTGATTGACATTCCTGATATGAACTATTATGCCAAGaacggagaaggagag ATCTGTATCCGTGGCCACAGTGTGTTCCGGGGATACCTGAAAGATGAGGAGAAAACAACGGAGGCCCTGGACCGTGATGGCTGGCTGCACAGTGGAGACGTGGGCCAGTGGCTACCG AATGGGACACTTCGCATCATCGACAGGAAGAAGCACATCTTCAAGCTGTCCCAGGGAGAGTACATTGCCCCTGAGAAGATTGAGAATGTCTACATGCGTTGTGTCCCTGTGCTACAGGTCTTTGTGCATGGAGACAGCCTACAG TCTCACCTGATCGGTATTGTTGTGCCAGACCCAGAAGTGTTCATTGACTGGGTTAAGAAGAGGGGAATCGTTGGATCCTATGAGGAACTCTGCCAGAATCCA GATGTGAAGAAAGAAGTGCTAGAAGACATGACAGCCGTGGGGAAGGAAGCTGGGCTGAAGTCATTTGAGCAG GTGAAGGACCTGCACCTGCATCCAGAGATGTTCAGTGTGAGCAACGGTCTCCTCACCCCCACTCTGAAGACCAGACGAGTGGACATCCACAGGGTCTTCCAGGAACAGATCACAAACATGTATAGCACAACAGCCATCTAG